DNA sequence from the Bacteroidota bacterium genome:
TTCATGTCCGACAGGTTCACGGGAACATTGATGACGGCTATGTTGGGAAATTCTTCGGGGTCGGCATATGCCTTGAGTTTACCCTGCTGCTCGGCATTCGTCGGCACGGGGTAGTTGAATCCATCCGGCGGATAAAGGGAGATTTCATGAATGGTTGTTGTTTCGAGATTCTTCGATGGCTTAGCAAGAAGTACTGCATGTGACCAACTGCTGGGAGTCAGGTCACTCCGCACATGCGCCTGGGCAAGTCGAAGTCTGAAGTCAATAGGGTTCTTTCCCCCCAACAAGACAAGGGGAACGCTTTCCCCTTCATCAGAAAGATTCCGCTCAAGCCACGCGATGTTATCCTCATTTGCTTTGCGGGGAACTTTGACAAAATCCGGATTCGGAGTTTTGACGTCTGACTGCAAGATGTTAAGCATCGGATATTCTCCACACTATGTGAATGGATGCCGCTACTTCGGACCTAACCTCGGAATGTTGACTTCCGCCGGCGTTTGATACTGTAACTCAGGGTGAATCGGAAAGTAGGTGACGCGAGTATCCAGCCCGAAGCCGACCCGGCGAAACGAGAGTATCGCCACGTGATTTCCTTTCTGGCCATGATACTTTACGCAACCGTATTTCGTACCCAACACTTGGCGCGCAAGAAAGTCCGGTACGTTGTCGGGATCGGCATGACGGGGCCAGGGATCTTTCTTGCCGAACAGACCTTTGATAAACGACGCGATCTTAGAAAATTGATCGGCACCGACGGTTGTGACGAGAGAGGTCGGAGAGGAGATGACTTCGTAGATTTTCCTTCGCGAGTCAGTGCGATTCATCGCTTCGGCAACGCGGCCCCAATGCACATCTCCCGTAATCAGAATAACCTCGCGGCCTGCCTCGGCGAGCCTGTCCAGCGTCTGAACGAGCGGGGCAAATTCATTGTAGTTCGCAAGAGCATAGTCTGCGAATTTTCCTTCGAGATCACTTGCGGGCTTGTCCAGCAGGGATTGCCCCGTTACTAATATGCCGAAACGGCCCCGAGCCGCCACATCGTTCGCCCAATCGACGATTTGTTGAATGCCGCCGGGACGCAGCATATTCATGTTATCCGGATCGCGCAGCGATCGTGTATCGGCTACAAAGATCGAGAGAGGCGGAATCTCCACAACAAGATGATCGCCGATTGCGCCGGGCGCAGAGAGTTGAAATCCGTCATACATCATGCGGCCGGCTTGCGTCCATCGATCTCTTCCTGCTTTTGACCACGAGTTGCCAATCCACAAGCTCATGTGAGGGAAGTTATTCCAGTATTCATGATCGTCGGGGGTTGAAACGGCGGGAGCTGCAGCGAGAAGTTTTGCGAAGCCGTTGGGGCCGCGCCAGTTGCAGACGTAATCGCGCTCAAACTTCCGCGCCAGCCAGCCAACATCGTCCTTGAAATCCTGGAGTGTGGGAAGATCGAGATATACCTGGTCGCCCATGAGCAAAGTCATATGCGGTCGCAGCGGAAGCGGAATCCGTGAGACAACCTCGCCCGCCAACCCCTGCCGGTCCTCGGGCTGATAGAAGCAGGAGATCAACATGATGTTGAACCATTCCCCCATCCTGTCCGTCACAGCATCAGGAAGTGTGTACACGCTCAACGAGGCGGACTCGCCACCTCCCCGTACTTCAATTGTGTAACGTGTGTTCGGCTGCAGGTTGTTGAACTGAAACACGCCGGAGAACACTCGGGGTTCGCTGTATCCGACGAGGTCAAGAGGCCGGATGTTGGTGAATGGCCGGATGATTTGCGGAAACATCAGTTGCCCGTCGAGAAGCCATTGGAGCGTGGGCGTGGTAGTCCGCTCGAACAATCCGAGCCATACCTGAACGCAATTGTCCGGATGGTTTGTAAGTCGTGGGTGAAGAACGAGGGACATGGGGAATTCGAATCAATCTGATAGTGATTCTTTCGCTTGCTGCCTCAGCCAAAACCAGAACGCAATAATCATCACGCCCGCCACCATATCAAACCCTGCAGCTGCAAGCGCCATTGGTGAGAAGATGGCATCCTGAACTGCAAGTCCGACTGTCGACGCGGTTACTACTTTCTGAATTCCCACCCACAGAACAGCGACGTGTTGCGGTTCTGCGGTGATAAGCGCATGAGCCAACAACGCGCCGAACGCCGCCGTCAGAACTCCCGTGATTCTCAGGAAATGCTCGCTCGCTGCTGTGACCTCCGGTGAGAGGGCTTGCAGGAGCAACCGCGGCACGGTACACTGCATGATGCCACTGGCTACCGTTATGACACCGATTGCAAAGAGCGTCCACCAAAATCGATCACGAACCAATGATCTGTCACGATGTGCCGACCCGGGGCTTCCATTCTCACTACGGATGCAAACCTCTTCAAAATGCTGATAAAGAACAATAACACAAAGAAACACAGACAGGTAACGCACTGCCAAATTACCCGACGCGTGAGTGAAAGTCAAGCAGTATTTTCAAATGTCTCAAACACTTGCATGCTATTCAACAATCTCAACCTTGGTTACGAAGTACTCACTCTCCCCGAAAACCCTGCTCGGAATACCGACGTGTTGCTCGTAGTGCAGCTTTACCCGTTTTCCGAGAGACGCATTGATCAACGCGGCAACCTCGTCACTCGGGACGGTAAAATGGAAAATTTCGGGCAACGTTCCGGGTATCGAAACCATGGCAAGCTCGCCCTCCCACGTTTTGGCGATAAAGCCTTTCTTTGAGAGTTTCTGAACATACCCGGCTCGTTCACCCGACGAATAGCTCCAGTTGATGACGAACCACGTGTACGCGACAAAAACCACAACCGGAACAAACAGGATCATGAAAAGCCAGAGTTTCCAGCGAAATCTCCTTTTTTTCGGTATCTGCTCGGAGGGAGACGAGGGAGTGTTCAAGTTGGTCTTTTCCATGGTGTTTTGTAAATAGTTGGACTGCTTCTGCGGCGTAAATCTACTCAACAAGCCGAGGAGAAGCAACCGGGGAGCGAGGCGAAGTTTAATTTGGAAAATCCTTGACTTTCCAGATAGCGGATTTTATATTTCAGATTAATAAGTCTGAATACATTTTATGGGTCTCATCTTCAGCAGGCAATGGAGTACGCACTACACGCTGTGATATGCCTTGCACTCAAGGAACGAGGAGAGATGGTCTCAATAAAAGGAACTGGCACGACGCTGCTGCAGAGGCAGAGAAACGGATTCTTGTTGGCCATATTTCAGATAGTGTTATCGTGATTCACGAATATCGGGTTACATTGATGATTGAGAATGTGAAATCGGAAAGAGAAATATCGAACTTCTATGATGCACTCGCGTCGGGGTACGATACAATGACGGGTTTCGAGAAACGCTTCATTACCGAACGCCCTTTCTTTCGTTTGATAAAGGAACGATACGGCATCAAGACTGCGGTTGATGCCGGTTGCGGTACTGGCTTTCATTCCTTGGTGCTTGCCCAACTGGGGGTGAACGTCACGGCTGTTGACATTTCAGCCGCCATGTTGCAACAACTCGCCGAACATTCCCTTCGGCTCAATCTTCCTGTGCAGGCAGTCCGGGCTGAATTTGAAAGACTTTCGCAATTTCTTGATGGCAGCTTCGATGCAGTCCTCTGTCTCGGCAATTCGCTCGCACATGTGCTCTCGGACGAACACTTACACACGACGTTAGGCAACTTCTACTCTCTACTTAGTCCGGGAGGCAATCTTTTCGTCCAGATCCTGAACTACGACCGGATTCTCGCACAGGGTGAGAGAGTGCAGAACGTGAAGGAAATCGGCGATACGACATTCATTCGCTTCTATGATTATGAGGATCGGTTCGTGCGCTTCAACATTTTGAAACTACAGAAGAAGAACGATGTCATCGAACAATCGTTGAACACAATAACGTTGAGTCCAATCCGAAGAGCTGAACTGGAAACAACTCTGCGCAACGTCGGTTTCGATGAAACATCATTCTTTGGCGGCATTTCGCTCGAACCGTATGTTCCCGAGAAATCAAAGGACCTGGTTGCAGTTGCCCGAAAACCAAAATCCTGAATCTTCCTGCATCTGGATTGACCATGGCAAAGAGGTTCCGCATACAAATCCCCGATATTGAATTCTGGAAGAACCTCGTCCCCTGCCAAATGGGATGCCCGATCCACACCGATGCAGGTCGCTACGTTCAACTCATCGCCGAACAGAACAGCAATCCCGCTCACCCTCACAAATAATGATGATGAAGAGACAAGATATTTAAGGGGGGGGGCGTCTCCAAGGGCAACCAGCGTCAGGCAGTGTGCCTTTGCATCTTCTCGGTTACAACCGCCTGCGTTTCTTCCAGCATCATCCTGCTCGTTTTGAGAATGGAAATCACCTCATCGGTTTTCCAATTCACAAAATCGGAATCCGACAAGCCATTTAGGTTGATGCGAACATTGAGCGCGGCGGCTTCGCATCCTGCGTGAAGCATCAAGGCACTCACTCCCGCATCGCTGACGGAATTCTTGTTTCCGTTCGCCGCAACCTTTTGCGCCAAAGCAAGGCCATCGATGCAATGCTTCATCACTTCGAGAGGAACCATCGTTGCTTCCTTTGTCGCCGCGGTAACCGCCGCATCACGCAGGGCTTTCTGCGCGTCGTTTTCCTTCGGCAAACCGAATGCTTCCATTACTTTGTTGAACGCTTCGGTGTCTTTGTCGATGAGTGTCGTGAATTGGGCGCGCAGGGCTTCAGCATCTTTCAGAATCCTTTTCATCTCCCCCTCCACTTCAACGTACTTCTTCTTGCCAATGGTGAGATTGCAGACCATCGATGTCAGTGCGGCACCAAGCGCACCGGCAAGCGCTGCAACACTTCCTCCGCCGGGAGCAGGCGAGGAAGAGGCGAGGTCATCCAAGAATCCGGTTAGCATTTTCTTTGAAGGCATGTCGTTCGTTCCAATTACAGTTGATATTCAATGATTTTCTTTGCCGGATCGAATCTATCGAGCTGGCTTAATCCTAATTTCTCCTCGGCAATTGCGAGCAGTTCCTTTTCATCCGGTGTGCCAGACGAATAAAATCTACCTGCAATCAGCATCGCTTCGAGCGGCGACAAGCCGACAAGCTCGCTTCCCGTTACTTCAACACCGAGTGTCGCGGCTTGCTTCTTCACTTCTTCAAAGGCAACATGCGGCGGCGTGATGTTGAAGTTGGTGAGATTAATCGAGACTTGCGCGATGTTGTGGGCTTCCAGCAGAACACCCATCGCCTTGACAGCCTTCAGGCTTCCCGGAATGCTCACCTTCTTGCCGTTGGCATCAAGCACGGGATTTCCCTTGTCATCCTTCTTGATTCTTCCACTTTCGCGAATCCTAAGCGCTATTTCGTTGGCGATCTTTGTGTCGTTCGTGTTGAGATTGACATTGTATGCGATAAGAAAGACTCGTGCACCCGTAACTGTCCCGCCCGATCTTGCATTGAACTCTGCCGGGCCGTAGTCAGGTTTCCAATCCGGGTCTTTCAACTTCTCCGCAAGGCCCTCATACTCTCCCTTTCTGATCGTTGAGAGATTGCGCCGCTCCGGGCGTGTTGCTGCCTCTTCATAGAGGTAGACGGGAATGCGCAACTCATCCCCCGCCCGTTTGCCAAACTCGTGCGCGAGCGCGACACAATCCTGCATCGTCACACCCTGCAGCGGGACGAACGGCACAACATCCGTAGCACCTAAACGCGGATGTTCGCCCTTATGCTGCGTCATATCAATCAACTCCGCCGCCTTCTTCGTTGCCTGAAACGCTGCTTCGACTGCAGAAGCGGGTTCACCGATGAATGTCACAACAGTCCTGTTGTAATCCTTGTCCGGCTCGGCGCTGATGAATTTCACATTCGGCACCTCAGTGATGGTTCCGGCAATCGCATTGATGATCTTCATGTTGTGCCCTTCGCTGAAGT
Encoded proteins:
- a CDS encoding class I SAM-dependent methyltransferase, producing MPCTQGTRRDGLNKRNWHDAAAEAEKRILVGHISDSVIVIHEYRVTLMIENVKSEREISNFYDALASGYDTMTGFEKRFITERPFFRLIKERYGIKTAVDAGCGTGFHSLVLAQLGVNVTAVDISAAMLQQLAEHSLRLNLPVQAVRAEFERLSQFLDGSFDAVLCLGNSLAHVLSDEHLHTTLGNFYSLLSPGGNLFVQILNYDRILAQGERVQNVKEIGDTTFIRFYDYEDRFVRFNILKLQKKNDVIEQSLNTITLSPIRRAELETTLRNVGFDETSFFGGISLEPYVPEKSKDLVAVARKPKS